The Vibrio navarrensis genome has a segment encoding these proteins:
- a CDS encoding DUF945 family protein: protein MNTLKKWAALGGAVSLAVCWPLAVGQIGQSIIEDGIAKLDSQSLKAEIISYERGYLSSVVTTRYTIIDPVIAEQFEADGLPVEFEMRSDLTHGLTSLDAQSLLLGIETLPLTISSTTQLNGNTDFTIAMDSWNVQSEVEGVSVSTAPMSVSGRATVLGDLNFEFDVPSIQVDFESGEELHLSNLKGTGQGKRQSGYWLGKQDIQVGELQLSDVDAQPIFGLYQSRYLGNTQLDAKGERLESQLSFKTNKLLMSDGNEAQNLNIDFSLKNLDRQAFNQVMAIYQNSPVLTEEDLGKILPHIDTLFDKGFAIAIDNLSMTLGEGKFENQWHLQIPQGTDKITQDPMKIITAMQGDVHTYFSNELVTQYPFIQEGVDELLVMELLEQIEGGYQLKADIKEGKLVFENGQAFPLFSLLMPAMMQ, encoded by the coding sequence ATGAACACGTTAAAAAAATGGGCTGCTCTTGGTGGCGCGGTCTCTCTGGCGGTGTGCTGGCCTCTAGCGGTCGGTCAAATTGGCCAATCGATCATTGAAGATGGCATTGCCAAGCTCGACAGCCAATCGCTGAAAGCGGAAATTATCAGCTATGAGCGCGGTTACCTCTCATCCGTTGTCACCACTCGCTATACCATCATCGATCCAGTGATTGCGGAGCAATTTGAAGCTGACGGTTTACCGGTGGAGTTTGAGATGCGCTCTGACCTTACCCACGGTTTGACCTCGCTGGATGCGCAATCATTGCTACTGGGTATAGAAACGTTACCGTTGACGATTTCCTCCACGACTCAGCTTAATGGTAATACCGATTTTACTATCGCGATGGACAGCTGGAACGTGCAGAGCGAGGTGGAGGGCGTTTCAGTGTCTACCGCGCCGATGAGTGTCAGTGGCAGAGCAACGGTGCTTGGCGATCTCAATTTCGAGTTTGATGTGCCGTCGATTCAGGTGGATTTTGAATCGGGTGAAGAGTTGCATTTGTCTAATCTCAAAGGGACAGGGCAAGGAAAGCGACAAAGCGGCTACTGGCTGGGTAAACAAGATATTCAAGTGGGTGAGTTGCAGCTCAGTGATGTGGATGCACAACCGATATTTGGCTTGTATCAAAGTCGCTATCTTGGCAACACTCAGCTAGATGCCAAGGGCGAGCGATTGGAAAGCCAGCTCAGCTTCAAAACCAACAAATTGCTGATGTCCGACGGTAATGAAGCGCAAAATCTGAATATTGATTTCTCATTGAAAAACCTTGATCGTCAGGCTTTTAATCAAGTGATGGCGATTTATCAAAATTCCCCAGTACTTACAGAAGAAGATCTTGGCAAAATCTTGCCGCACATCGACACCTTGTTTGACAAAGGCTTCGCCATCGCGATCGATAATCTCTCTATGACGTTGGGAGAGGGCAAGTTTGAAAATCAATGGCATCTGCAGATTCCTCAAGGAACAGATAAAATCACTCAGGATCCGATGAAAATCATCACGGCAATGCAAGGGGATGTGCACACCTATTTCTCCAATGAACTTGTCACGCAATACCCATTCATCCAAGAGGGTGTCGATGAATTATTGGTGATGGAGCTTCTTGAACAAATTGAAGGTGGTTACCAATTAAAGGCCGATATTAAAGAGGGCAAATTGGTGTTTGAAAATGGCCAGGCGTTCCCGCTGTTCTCTTTGTTGATGCCCGCGATGATGCAGTAA
- a CDS encoding ATP-binding protein — MNRYAILCLDNNPISTEQFRQELATFSHKFDVFNTDSLEEAHHAIEYLEQSQQEMALVIASHHAELNGVDFLIGLDKNPRTESARKILISGSSDIGAILTAVNEGRLDHCLTKPLPDNVLQNTVQKELTQFILKFDKEELLSYSSVLDQNRLLRAHIDNQMRSYQAGFIHDYHTLSDVELTERFIGALQAFFREKDETRACRTYSAEHLLTMEGEANKFLWFITSGEVALYKRDDMGMQREVVRHGKGNLVGGMSFVTGEKSFSTALTLCKTEVIKLDRSVFSQVMQSDSNLLPLFTNLLLRHFNRRLQRSINTKLQLQKTLESLESAHQQLIEKEKMAMLGQLVAGVAHELNNPIAAILRGIENLTQSLELVLQSRHCEALQSKGIKVLDNAKLSKPLSTATLREKANQLNLANRNLARKIVTLGLEQDSELIGRVKRSETGVKEVEVLENYFQIGNALRSIDVCAARIADMVKSLKGYARADDERVHKVDIHEGIEDTLVIFENRLKRHKVITDYCQLEPIYCQPIALQQVWTNMISNALDAMPEQGELTITTALQTRDGKNYVTVAFLDNGSGIPAQQKEAIFELNYTTKKEGNFGLGIGLSICLQIIHAHGGWIDVDSVVDQYTCMTIWLPLEAEGTHHE, encoded by the coding sequence GTGAACCGTTACGCCATACTCTGTTTAGATAACAATCCGATCAGTACTGAGCAGTTTCGTCAGGAATTGGCGACGTTTTCTCATAAGTTTGACGTGTTCAACACCGATTCGCTCGAAGAAGCACACCATGCCATTGAATATTTGGAACAAAGCCAGCAGGAAATGGCGCTGGTTATTGCCAGCCACCACGCCGAACTCAATGGCGTCGATTTCTTGATTGGTCTCGATAAGAATCCACGCACCGAAAGCGCACGCAAAATCTTGATCAGTGGTTCAAGCGATATCGGGGCGATTTTGACCGCCGTTAACGAAGGTAGGCTCGACCATTGCCTGACCAAACCACTCCCAGACAACGTCTTGCAGAACACCGTTCAAAAGGAGCTGACGCAATTTATTCTGAAATTTGATAAAGAAGAGTTACTCAGTTACAGCAGCGTTTTGGATCAAAATCGCTTGCTGCGTGCGCACATTGATAATCAGATGCGCAGCTATCAAGCCGGATTCATTCATGATTACCACACCCTATCCGACGTTGAACTCACTGAACGTTTTATTGGCGCACTGCAAGCCTTCTTCCGCGAAAAAGACGAGACTCGCGCCTGCCGCACTTATTCGGCGGAGCATCTGCTGACCATGGAAGGCGAAGCTAACAAGTTCCTCTGGTTTATTACTTCAGGCGAAGTAGCGCTCTATAAACGTGACGATATGGGCATGCAACGGGAAGTCGTCCGCCACGGCAAAGGAAATCTCGTCGGCGGCATGTCCTTCGTGACCGGAGAAAAATCCTTTTCAACCGCACTAACCTTGTGCAAAACCGAAGTGATCAAACTGGACCGCAGTGTGTTCTCGCAAGTGATGCAATCCGATTCCAACCTGCTGCCCCTATTTACTAATCTGTTACTGCGTCACTTCAACCGTCGTTTGCAACGCAGCATCAACACCAAACTGCAACTGCAAAAAACGCTTGAGTCATTGGAATCTGCCCATCAGCAACTGATCGAAAAAGAGAAAATGGCGATGTTGGGTCAACTTGTTGCAGGGGTGGCTCACGAATTGAATAACCCCATCGCTGCGATTTTGCGCGGCATCGAAAACCTCACTCAGAGTCTAGAGTTGGTGCTACAAAGCCGCCATTGCGAGGCACTGCAATCGAAAGGGATCAAAGTGCTCGATAACGCCAAGCTGAGTAAGCCGCTCTCCACCGCAACCCTAAGAGAAAAAGCCAACCAGCTTAATTTAGCAAACCGTAATCTCGCGCGCAAAATTGTCACTCTTGGCCTAGAGCAAGACAGTGAGTTGATAGGCCGAGTAAAACGCTCAGAAACCGGTGTGAAAGAGGTGGAGGTATTAGAAAACTACTTCCAAATTGGTAACGCACTACGTTCTATTGATGTCTGCGCAGCGCGCATTGCCGATATGGTAAAAAGCCTTAAAGGCTACGCCCGCGCCGACGATGAGCGAGTGCATAAAGTCGACATTCACGAAGGCATTGAAGATACCTTAGTGATCTTTGAAAACCGCTTAAAACGACATAAAGTCATCACAGATTATTGCCAGTTGGAACCGATTTACTGCCAACCTATCGCTTTACAACAAGTTTGGACCAATATGATCTCTAACGCGTTGGATGCGATGCCAGAACAAGGTGAGTTAACCATCACCACCGCGCTGCAAACACGCGACGGGAAAAATTATGTCACGGTCGCCTTTTTAGATAATGGCAGTGGCATTCCCGCCCAGCAAAAAGAGGCCATTTTTGAGCTGAACTACACGACAAAAAAAGAAGGCAATTTTGGACTCGGCATTGGTTTGTCGATCTGTTTACAAATCATTCACGCGCACGGAGGATGGATAGACGTAGACTCCGTCGTGGATCAATACACCTGCATGACCATCTGGTTACCGCTCGAAGCAGAAGGAACACACCATGAATAA
- a CDS encoding response regulator, with the protein MNKYLILCVDDEREVLDSVLQDLAPFEDHFVLEGAESVSEARAVIEEYQDDDIALALILCDHIMPEQTGISFLIELSDDEHTRKARKVLLTGQAGLEDTVEAVNHASLDFYISKPWYGEELRAAIKKQLTQFVIKYDDNLLNWVSILDAEAILNAMAERRSSFGE; encoded by the coding sequence ATGAATAAATATCTGATCTTATGCGTTGATGATGAACGAGAAGTGTTGGATAGCGTGCTGCAAGATCTTGCCCCTTTTGAAGATCATTTTGTCCTCGAAGGTGCTGAATCGGTATCCGAAGCGCGCGCTGTGATTGAAGAGTACCAAGATGACGATATCGCTCTGGCTTTGATTCTGTGTGACCACATCATGCCCGAACAAACTGGCATCAGTTTTTTGATCGAATTGAGCGACGATGAGCACACCCGAAAAGCAAGAAAAGTGCTTCTCACCGGTCAAGCAGGATTGGAAGATACCGTTGAAGCGGTGAATCATGCCAGCTTAGATTTTTACATTTCAAAACCTTGGTATGGTGAAGAGCTTCGAGCCGCCATCAAGAAACAGTTAACTCAATTTGTCATTAAATACGACGATAATCTGCTTAATTGGGTTTCTATCTTGGATGCCGAAGCGATTCTTAACGCGATGGCGGAAAGACGAAGCAGCTTCGGAGAATAA
- a CDS encoding TfoX/Sxy family DNA transformation protein, which translates to MDMTEQTFFNYVSQFGDFQKRSMFGGIGLFADDAMFALISNDCCYLRGSNGLDEQLTELGCEKYRHIKKQTTATVNYYDISALLETQYADLDSLVKKSIECSVHQRSFQKSSASRRLRDLPNMQLTLERMVKKAGIDDVETFIELGAVEVFNRVRQAYGNDVDVKLLWKFAGAVEGIHWKLLQEPRRRQLLSACQ; encoded by the coding sequence ATGGATATGACAGAGCAAACTTTTTTTAACTATGTTAGTCAGTTTGGTGATTTCCAAAAACGTTCTATGTTTGGCGGTATCGGATTATTCGCTGATGATGCGATGTTCGCTTTGATTAGCAACGATTGCTGCTATCTTCGTGGCAGCAACGGCTTGGATGAACAACTGACAGAACTAGGGTGCGAAAAGTATCGTCATATAAAGAAACAGACGACTGCAACGGTGAACTACTACGACATTAGCGCGTTGTTAGAAACACAGTATGCGGATCTGGATAGTCTGGTCAAAAAGTCAATTGAGTGTTCCGTTCATCAGCGTAGCTTTCAAAAATCGTCCGCTAGCCGTCGGCTTAGAGATCTGCCGAATATGCAGCTGACATTGGAGCGCATGGTAAAGAAAGCGGGTATAGACGATGTTGAGACATTTATCGAACTCGGTGCTGTGGAAGTGTTTAATCGAGTACGGCAAGCGTACGGCAATGATGTTGATGTCAAACTGCTGTGGAAATTTGCCGGTGCGGTAGAGGGCATCCACTGGAAACTTTTGCAAGAGCCTCGTCGTCGCCAACTGCTTTCTGCTTGTCAGTAG
- a CDS encoding HDOD domain-containing protein, protein MEHLSFFWLPNNKDMLVQALESEFAQLVEQSLSTGKIALPPIPDVVLKIQQLCTQESTGIVDVADCLLEDPGLAAIVIRVANSVIFNRRNITCTDLTTAVSRLGILRVRDIVTAQAIEQLKHSVNLNKECNAVLVNSAAVSRELGATMVLVVNTFRKLGADKYAHLEAEKALLVGLLADIGLFCLVNEYHLYLDKGNYLDHQIALQIFQTRCSATSKLVLENWGFDRDFIEVASNQSFSQTRPEVSYLDIARIANHLLMFRSQDERIEEHEVEFNLTGAEVLFELSNLNDNEFQSKINDVLNASGL, encoded by the coding sequence ATGGAACATCTATCATTTTTTTGGCTGCCCAACAATAAGGATATGCTGGTGCAGGCACTGGAGTCAGAGTTTGCTCAACTTGTAGAGCAATCACTCTCCACTGGCAAAATTGCTCTGCCGCCTATCCCTGATGTTGTCCTTAAAATTCAACAACTGTGTACACAGGAATCAACTGGTATTGTCGACGTTGCGGACTGCTTACTCGAAGATCCTGGCTTAGCGGCTATTGTCATACGCGTAGCAAACTCGGTCATTTTCAATCGACGTAACATCACCTGTACTGATTTGACCACAGCGGTATCACGTTTGGGGATATTGCGTGTCAGAGACATAGTTACCGCCCAAGCCATTGAACAGCTTAAACATTCGGTTAACCTTAACAAAGAGTGTAATGCGGTGTTAGTAAATAGCGCTGCGGTTTCACGCGAGTTGGGCGCGACCATGGTTCTGGTGGTAAATACTTTTAGGAAGCTTGGTGCAGATAAATATGCTCACCTTGAGGCGGAAAAAGCACTCTTGGTGGGTTTGCTGGCAGATATTGGTCTCTTTTGCCTAGTTAATGAATACCACCTGTATCTTGATAAAGGTAATTATCTTGATCACCAGATTGCACTACAAATCTTCCAGACACGATGCTCCGCGACCAGTAAACTGGTATTAGAAAACTGGGGATTTGACCGCGATTTTATCGAAGTGGCATCCAACCAGTCTTTTTCTCAAACTCGCCCTGAGGTCAGCTACCTCGATATTGCACGAATCGCGAACCACTTACTCATGTTCCGCAGCCAAGATGAGCGCATTGAAGAGCATGAAGTGGAGTTCAATTTAACGGGTGCTGAAGTGCTGTTTGAGCTGAGTAACCTCAACGACAATGAGTTCCAATCGAAGATTAACGACGTGCTAAACGCTAGCGGCTTATAA